A section of the Deltaproteobacteria bacterium genome encodes:
- the nadE gene encoding NAD(+) synthase (catalyzes the formation of nicotinamide adenine dinucleotide (NAD) from nicotinic acid adenine dinucleotide (NAAD) using either ammonia or glutamine as the amide donor and ATP; ammonia-utilizing enzymes include the ones from Bacillus and Escherichia coli while glutamine-utilizing enzymes include the Mycobacterial one; forms homodimers) — MESSEERQYFNLYNHGFIRVAVCIPELKVADAPFNVASTIKLVKQASANNAILALFPELGISAYSNEDLFHQDALLQSVV, encoded by the coding sequence ATGGAATCGAGCGAAGAACGCCAATATTTTAATTTATACAATCATGGATTCATCAGGGTCGCCGTCTGCATACCGGAGCTGAAGGTAGCTGATGCCCCATTTAACGTAGCCAGCACAATCAAACTGGTCAAGCAAGCGTCAGCCAATAATGCTATCCTTGCTCTCTTCCCTGAACTCGGCATTTCAGCTTACTCGAACGAGGATCTCTTTCACCAGGATGCGCTTCTGCAAAGCGTAGT